Proteins co-encoded in one Arachis hypogaea cultivar Tifrunner chromosome 11, arahy.Tifrunner.gnm2.J5K5, whole genome shotgun sequence genomic window:
- the LOC112722290 gene encoding DEAD-box ATP-dependent RNA helicase 20: protein MNPYDNRYSDAASYRNRRSDILGSGPFMPPPVVGRGASVPYGAPPVPYGAGRGAPNAFGSSSVTSFTPPPGGFNIGRGGGGLGNGHAGGRKDGGGRYGAGGRGRGGSGRDGGTGRGGGSGFRGGRSHGGGRGGGGGRHGGRSSKDELNKISLPKQDFKNLVPFEKNFYVESPAVRAMSDQEVMHYRASREITVQGHDVPKPIRMFHEARFPDYCLEVIENLGFVEPTPIQAQGWPMALKGRDLIGIAETGSGKTLSYLLPALVHVSAQPGLSHGDGPIVLVLAPTRELAVQIQEEAQKFAGRANIRSTCIYGGAPKGPQIRDLQRGVEIVIATPGRLIDMLEAQHTNLQRVTYLVLDEADRMLDMGFEPQIRKIVGQIRPDRQTLYWSATWPKEVEALARQFLRNAYKVIIGSPELKANQSINQVVEVVTDAEKYNRLIRLLKEVMDGSRILIFMETKKGCDQITRQLRMDGWPALSIHGDKNQAERDWVLAEFKNGRSPIMTATDVAARGLDVKDIKCVVNFDFPSSLEDYVHRIGRTGRAGAKGTAYTFFTHANAKYARALIKILQDAGQVVSPALSALARSAGSALLGSRGSFRSRGRGGFGGNRGGRSGSNTIPLGSKRPWHGM from the exons ATGAACCCCTACGATAACAGATACTCTGACGCCGCTTCTTATCGCAATCGTCGCAG CGATATCCTCGGTTCTGGACCATTCATGCCGCCTCCTGTTGTAGGTCGTGGTGCTTCGGTCCCCTACGGTGCCCCTCCGGTCCCTTATGGTGCAGGAAGAGGAGCTCCGAATGCCTTCGGGTCCTCGTCGGTAACTTCCTTTACGCCCCCTCCTGGTGGTTTCAATATAGGCCGAGGCGGTGGTGGACTTGGTAATGGCCATGCTGGTGGCAGAAAAGACGGCGGAGGTCGTTACGGTGCTGGTGGAAGAGGTCGCGGAGGTTCTGGTAGAGACGGCGGAACTGGTAGAGGCGGTGGAAGCGGTTTTAGGGGAGGCAGAAGTCATGGTggtggaagaggaggaggaggtggtagACATGGTGGACGGTCATCGAAGGATGAATTGAACAAGATTTCCTTGCCAAAGCAGGATTTTAAGAATTTGGTCCCTTTTGAGAAGAATTTCTACGTTGAGTCCCCTGCAGTGAGGGCCATGTCCGATCAAGAAGTGATGCATTATCGTGCCAGTAGAGAAATAACAGTGCAAGGCCATGATGTGCCGAAACCCATTCGGATGTTCCATGAGGCCAGGTTTCCTG ATTACTGCCTTGAGGTGATTGAAAACCTGGGATTTGTTGAGCCGACTCCAATCCAGGCCCAGGGTTGGCCGATGGCTCTTAAAGGCAGAGATTTGATTGGCATTGCGGAGACTGGCTCCGGCAAAACTTTGTCATATCTGCTTCCTGCTTTGGTGCATGTCAGTGCACAACCTGGACTGT CACATGGGGATGGTCCCATTGTCTTAGTTTTAGCACCAACTAGAGAGTTAGCTGTTCAAATTCAAGAAGAAGCTCAGAAATTCGCAGGGCGGGCAAATATTAGAAGTACATGCATCTATGGTGGTGCACCAAAGGGACCGCAAATTCGTGACCTTCAAAGGG GTGTAGAGATTGTTATTGCTACACCAGGTCGCCTTATAGATATGCTGGAAGCTCAGCACACAAACTTGCAGAGAGTTACTTACCTTGTCTTGGATGAAGCTGATAGGATGTTGGACATGGGTTTTGAACCTCAGATAAGGAAAATTGTAGGCCAG ATTCGACCAGATAGACAGACGTTATATTGGAGTGCTACATGGCCAAAGGAGGTTGAAGCTCTGGCAAGGCAGTTCCTGCGCAACGCATATAAG GTAATTATTGGGTCACCAGAACTGAAAGCAAACCAATCTATAAATCAAGTTGTTGAAGTTGTGACAGATGCAGAGAAATATAACAG ATTGATTAGATTGCTGAAAGAAGTGATGGATGGGAGCCGAATTCTAATATTTATGGAGACAAAAAAGGGATGTGATCAAATTACAAGACAATTGAGGATGGATGGATGGCCAGCTCTATCCATCCATGGTGATAAAAACCAAGCTGAAAGAGACTGGGTTTTGGCTGAGTTTAAGAATGGTAGAAGTCCAATAATGACTGCCACTGATGTTGCTGCACGGGGTCTTG ATGTGAAAGACATAAAATGTGTGGTCAATTTTGATTTTCCTTCAAGCCTGGAAGATTATGTACACAGAATTGGTCGAACTGGTCGTGCAGGGGCTAAAGGGACTGCGTACACCTTCTTCACGCATGCTAATGCTAAGTATGCGAGGGCTCTGATAAAGATTTTACAAGATGCAGGTCAGGTTGTGAGCCCTGCACTATCTGCATTGGCTCGGTCAGCTGGTTCTGCTCTATTAG GATCCAGAGGAAGCTTTCGATCAAGAGGACGTGGAGGCTTTGGTGGCAACAGAGGTGGAAGATCAGGATCCAATACCATTCCTCTAGGTTCAAAGAGGCCTTGGCATGGTATGTAG